In the Acidobacteriota bacterium genome, GCGTCGCCCGCATCGCGCGCGGGCCACGCGGCCTACCAGCGGCTGGAGCACGCGATGGACGCCTATCTGACGGAGGTGCACCTTGCTGCGTAGAAAACTTGACTCAAAAACTCAGATCCGAATCAATCAAGACTTCTAGGCGCGATCGGTTTGCAGCGTGCCCACCACGTCGGCGACCCGTTCGATGCCGTGTCGCTCGAGGTAGTCCTCGATACCAGCCAGCAACTTCGTCCAGATGAACGGATCGACAAAGCACGCCGTGCCCACCTGCACCGCGGTCGCGCCCGCGATCATGAACTCGAGGGCATCCCGAGCGGAGGTGATGCCCCCCATGCCGATGACCGGGATGCGGACGGCGCGGGCACAGTCGTACACCATCCGTACGGCGATCGGCCTGATGGCAGGTCCGCTCAGTCCACCCATCACGTTGGACAGTCTGGGCCGCCGTGTCTCCACGTCGATGGCCATCGCCAGGAACGTGTTTACAAGCGACACGGCATCGGCGCCCGCCTCTTCGGCCGCCTTCGCGAATGACGACACGCTGGTCACATTGGGCGTCAACTTCGGGATGACCGGCAGGCGCGTCACCTTGCGCACCGCACTGACGACGGCTGCCGTGCTGGCGAGATCGCAGCCGAACTGAATGCCCCCTTCCTTGATATTGGGACACGAAATGTTCAGTTCCAGCGCGGCGACGCCCTCGACATCCGAGAGGATGCGTGCCAGCTCCACGTATTCACTAATCGCTGATCCACAGATATTGACGATGACCACCGCGCCGAGACGCCTCAGCTCCGGCATCTTCTCGCGGACGAACCGGTGCACGCCGATGCCCTGGAGGCCGATGGCATTCAGCATGCCCGACGGCGTCTCAACGATGCGCGGCGGCGGATGGCCCTCTCGTTCGGTGAGAAAGAGGCCCTTGACGGCAATGGCGCCGAGGCTCGCCAGGTCGACCACTTCCGCGTACTCGAGGCCGTAGCCGAAACAGCCGCTGGCCGGAATGATGGGATTCTTCAGCACCAGCGAGCCGATGCGGACGCTCAGATCAGCCTTCATTCCCACACCACATCGTCACCATTGAACACCGGGCCGTTCAGGCACGATCGGACAAAGTGCGCACGCCCCTCGTCGTCTCGCACGCGGACCACACAGCTGTAGCATCCGCCCATGCCGCATCCCATGATGCGCTCGGTCGACAGCTGGGAGGGACGTCCGTACCGGCGGGCGAGATCTGCGACGGCCTTGAGCATCGGTTCCGGCCCGCAGGCATAGAGCGTGAGCCCGGCTGATGCGGGCTGCGCCGAAAGTGCACGTTCGAGCGGCACCGTCACGCGGCCGTGGCTGCCTCGACTGCCATCCTCGGTCGCCAGTTCGAGTGCGACGCCGCGGCTCTCGAACCACTCGAGGTAGAACAGGTCCGTGTGACTGCGGCCGCCGTAGAAAAGCCGGATCCGCGTGCCCGCCGACCGCAGCTCGTCAGCGAGCGTGGCAAAGGGCGCCAAGCCCACGCCTCCGGCGACCATCCACGCTTCCGATGGCGGGCCGACCGTGGTGAAGGGCTTGCCGAGCGGCCCGAGGCAGTCCAGGCGATCGCCAGCCGCCGCCTCGAACAGGCGCGACGTGCCGACACCGACGCGCTTGCAGAGAATCGAGATGGCGTACGGCGTGGCGTCGGCCCGCCGGAGTACCTCGAAGACCGAGAACGGCCGCCGAAGCAGCGGGTCCGTGCCATCGGCGGTCCGGATCATGACGAACTGGCCGGCCCGCGCGGTCCCCGCGATCGCAGGGGCGGCCAGCACCAGCACGTTGTAGTCGGCCGACAGGCGCGTGTTGGCCAACACCTCGGCGTGGACATCGACCGGAGCAGCCATGGAGAAAGTATACCGTCGGAGGTGTAAAGTACGATTGGGAGTCTGCGAGCTGTGCGATACCTTCGAATGCTTACCAATGCGGTGATTGCCGGTGTGGCCGTCGCCCTGTACATCGCCGTGCTGGTGCTGCAGCTCAATCCGCACTACTCGCTTTCCGGCTTTCCGGCGCTCGTGCTGACGCTCGTCGCCTCCTACGGCCTCAACGTGGCGGCCTTCTTTTACGCGTTGATTGTTGTACACCAGGTGGTTGCGGCCGAGCCGATCTCGCCCGGCTGGATCAGCTTCCGGGTGCTCGTGTGGCTCTGCGCGATTGGCTCGCTGGCGGGCGCGGCCCTGACCTGGACAAACCTGCTGGGATTCGGTCCGGTCCTCGACTCATCGACCGGGCTCCGGATGACGGGCGGGGCGGTGGCGCTCTCGCTCTGCGCGGCCTTCATGCTGATGCTGGCGACCTGGCACCAGTGGAAAGGCCACCAGGGTTCGAAGTACGAGCCGGCGCTGTTGGCGTTGCTGCTCATGGCATCAGTGGCCGTGCCGATGACGTTTCGCGGGCCCGGCACCGATGCCGCCAGACCGCCGCGCGACCCGGGAGAGCTCGCGGCGACGGCCGAAGCGGCGGGCGAGAGCCGGGTCATGCTGCTGTTGTTTGAAGGCGCCTCGCTCGACATCATCGCGCCGGCAGCCGCCGATGGACGTCTGCCGCATTTCGGACGGCTGGTCGAGTCGGCCGCATTCATGCACGTCGCGACGATTCGCCCCACCCAGCCTGGCACCGTGTGGACCGCCGCCGCGACAGGCAAGCTGCCGGTGAAGAACGGCATCCGTTCGGCAGGCACGTACTGGCCTGTTGGCGGCACGGATGCGATCGAGGTGTTGCCGGATTCGTGCTTCGCGCACGCGCTTGTCCGGTTCCGGTTCCTTCGGCAGCAGCTTCACACGAGCGGCGACCTGACTGCGCGACCGCTCTGGAACATCCTCAGCCAGCAGGGCGTGCCCGTCGGGATCGTCAATTGGTCCATCACCCAACCGGCTCGCCAGGTGCGCGGTTACCAGGTGAGCGACGAGTTCGAACGACTCGCGGGATCGAGCGTCGACCTGGAGAACACCCAGAGCGCGTGGCCGCGTGAAGCGGTCTCAGTCGCGGCAGCGGCGGTCATCAAACCCGGGGTCGATCCCCGAGGGACGCAGGCGACCGCCGGCAGCGACGCCAGCGAGTTGATTGCGACCACCTGCCGCTCCGACCGCGTGTACGAGCAGATGGCAACCGATCTCGAAGGACAATTCCCGAGCCGGTTCCAGGCGGTCCGCTACAGGTGCCTTGATGCGGCCGGGCACTATTTGCTGCGCTACGCGGTGCCCAATCCCTTCGGCGATGTATCCGAGGAGGACGTGCAGCGATACAACGTGGCGCTCGGCGGATTCTACGCGGCCGCCGACGCCGCCATTGGCCGGGCGGTTGCGATGATGCGGCCGGGGGACCTGCTCATCGTGATGTCCGGCTTCGGCATGGATCCGATGGACATCGGCAAACGGCTGCTCGAGAAGACATTCGGCAACCCGGTGCCGACCGGCACCCACGAGCGCGCACCTGATGGCTTCATGTTCGTGTTCGGCTCGGCCGTCAAGCCGGGCCGGTATGCCCGCGCGTCGATCGTCGATCTCGTACCGACCGTGTTGTATTTCTTCGGACTGCCGGTTGGCCGCGACATGGACGGATTTGCCAGGACCGACATCTTCAGCCGGGACTTCACGGCGCACAGGCCGATCACCTACATTCCCACCTACGAGCGGTAGCGAGGGAAGACGGCACCTGCGGTATACTGAGGCAGCTCTTTAACCGTGGTCCGAGAGGCCACGAAGAGGCACACCGTGAACCATCTCCGCACTCCGCTCGACGCCCGGTTGGACCCCCAACCGATGTCCATCCCCCAATTCCCAACCCGCTTGTTCCGGAGGATCAGATGCCAATCGTGATGGATCGCGATCGGGTCAGTCGATCGCTCACGCGAATCGCGCACGAGATCGTCGAGCGCAATCGCGGCGTCGATCAGGTCGCGCTGGTTGGCGTTCGGACCCGCGGCGTGCCGATCGCGCGACGGCTGGCCTCGCTCCTGCTGACGATCACGGGTCACGAGGTGCAGAACGGTGTCCTCGACATCACGCTCTACCGCGACGACTTGATGAAGCATGCGGTGGGCCCGCAACCCATCGTCCGGCGCACCGAGATTCCGTTTTCCATCGACGACCGCCACATCGTACTCGTGGACGATGTGCTGTTTACCGGGCGCACGATCAGGGCCGCGCTCGACGCGTTGATCGATTTCGGCCGGCCTCGCACGATTCAGCTCGTCGTGCTGGTCGACCGCGGTCACCGGGAGCTGCCCATCAAGGCCGACTACGTCGGCAAGAACCTGCCGACGTCGCTCGCCGAGACCGTCCGGGTCCGGCTCGACGAAATTGACGGCGTCGACGAAGTGATCATCGAGCGCGCTGAAGGAGACCAGGCATGAGCGAGACAGCCAGCCGTCTGCGGGGCAAGGACCTGCTGGGGATTGCCGACCTGGACGTGTCGGAAATTAACCTGATCCTGGACACCGCGGAGGCGATGAAGGAAGTCGCGTCGCGGCCCATCAAGAAGGTCCCGACGTTGCGGGGCAAGACGGTCATTAACCTGTTTTTCGAACCGTCGACGCGCACCAGGACGTCGTTCGAGATCGCCGAAAAACGGTTGAGTGCCGACACACTGAACATCGCCATCGCGATGTCGAGTGTCGTGAAGGGCGAAACGCTCATCGACACCGCGCTCAACCTCGAGGCGATGGCGCCCGCCATCATGGTGGTTCGCCACTCCTCGTCCGGCGCCTGCCATCTATTGGCGCGCACCTGCCGGGCCGGGATTGTGAACGCGGGGGATGGGACGCACGAGCACCCGACGCAGGGCCTGCTCGACGCCTTCACGATCCGCGAACGCAAGGGCCGGATTGCGGGACTGAAGATCGCGATTGTCGGAGACCTGCTTCACAGCCGGGTGTTCCGGTCGAACATCCTGCTGCTGACCAAGCTCGGCGCCGAGGTCTGGGCCTGCGGCCCGCCGACGCTGATGCCGCCAGAGCTGGACCGGCTCGGCGTGCATGCGACCACTCGCGTCGACGAAGCGGTCGACGGGGCCGACGCGATCATGATGCTGCGCATTCAGCTCGAGCGCATGCAAGGCGGCTTCTTCCCGTCACTCCGGGAGTATTTCACGGTGTTCGGGATGACGCCCGAGCGGGTGCGCCTCGCCAAGCCGGATGCGATCATCATGCACCCGGGGCCGATGAACCGAGGCGTCGAGATCGCGTCCGAAGTCGCGGATGGGCCTGCGTCGGTCATCCTCGACCAGGTGACCAACGGCGTGGCCGTCCGCATGGCGGTGCTGTACCTGCTGGCCGGAGGAGGCGAGAATGAAGTTGCTGCTTAAGGGCGCCCGCGTCGTCGACCCCGCGTCGGGCATCGATGGGATCCGTGACGTGCTGGTGGACGGCGATCGCATTTCCCGTGTGGACACGTCGATTCCCGCCGAGGCGGCTGTAGGCGCCGCCATCGTGGAACTGGGCTCGTCGCTTGTCGTGGTGCCAGGCCTGATCGACATGCACGTGCATCTGCGGGAGCCGGGCTATGAGCACAAAGAGACCGTCGCGACGGGCACGGCGTCCGCCGTGGCCGGTGGCTTTACCGCGGTCGCGTGCATGCCGAATACGAATCCGGTCAATGACAACGCCAGCGTGACGCGCTTCATCCTGAAGCAGGCCGCCGCGGCGAATCTGGCCCGCGTGTACCCGATTGGCGCGGTGTCGAACGGATCAAATGGGGAACACCTGGCCGAAATCGCCGACATGCGCGAGGCCGGGTGCGTGGCGTTCTCCGATGACGGACGACCGGTGGCGACGGCGGCGCTGATGCGGCGTGCGCTCGAGTACGCCGGCATGTTCAACATGCCCATCATCGATCACTGTGAAGACCGGTCGCTGGCCGGGGAGGGGGTCGCCCACGAGGGATTCCACGCGGCTCAGCTGGGGCTGCGGGGCATTCCGGCGGCGGCCGAGGACGTGATGGTTGATCGCGACATCGTGCTGGCCCACGCCACCGGCGGGCACGTCCACATCGCGCACGTGAGCACGGCAGGCGCGCTGCGCGCCGTGCAGGCCGGGAAATCGCGCGGCGCCCGCGTCACCTGCGAGGTGACGCCGCACCACCTCACACTCTCCGACGAGCGGCTTCGCGCCCCGCTCATCTACGACACGAACTTGAAGATGAACCCGCCGCTCCGGGGCACGACCGACCGCGACGCGCTGCTGGCCGGCATCAGGGACGGATCGATCGACGTCATCGCGACCGACCATGCCCCGCATCATGCCGACGACAAGCGGGTCGAATTCGACCGGGCGTCGTTCGGCATTGTCGGTCTCGAGACGGCCGTGTCTCTCGGCTTCGATCGGCTCGTCCACGCCGGCATCATCGGCATTGGCCGGTTGGTCGAGTTGTTCTCCGTCAACCCGGCGAGGATCCTCAAGGTGCCTGGCGGGCGGATCGCATCAGGAGACATGGCGGACATCACGATTCTGGCTCCTGATCTCCCGGTGACCGTGGCCGCCGCCGCGTTCCGGTCCAAGGCCAGAAACACCCCGTTTGACGGCTGGTCGCTGCGCGGAGGCGTGGCCGCAACCATCGTGGGCGGCCGCGTGGTTTTCGCCAACACGGCCGTGCCCCAGGCCGCCGGCCTGGAGAGGAGAGAGAGGAGAGAAACGTGAGAGGTCGGGACGAGATCCGCCAGAAGGCGTTCGACGAACTGCAACGGGCAGGCGTGCTCATGCTCGACGGACACTTCGACTACGGCAACGGGTACCACGGCCGGGTGTATCTGAACCCGCACCAGTTGTTCAGGTTTCCCTCGACCATCTGGCGCTTCGCTCAGGATCTGATCGACCTGATGCCGGCGACCATGATCGAACAGGCCGACGTGGTGGCCGGGCCGGCGACCGGCGGAGCGCTGCTGGCACACACGATTGCCGGCCTGCTCGACAGTCGGCGCAAACTGACGGAGCCCGCGCGGCTGTTCGCGCCTTTCGCGCCCGACCACGCGGGCGGGCACACGCTGCGTCCGTTCTACCGCGCGCAAATGGCGGGCAAGCGCGTATTGATCGCTGATGACGTGCGCAACACCGGCCAGACCTTTGAGCGGTGCGCGGCGCTCGTCAAGCAGGCTGGAGGCACCGTGATCGGCACCGTGGAGATTTGCGATCGGCTGGAGGCCATCGTGGATCTGGGCGTGCCGAATATCGCGGTAGCCGAGTACCGGGCGCCAGACAACTACGCCGCGTCGGCCTGTCCGTTCTGCCGCGACGGGCAGGCGATCAGTACCTTCTAATCACTCCCGGAGTGGTTGTGCCGGCGCACACACTCCGGGAGTGATTGTTGCATCGATCAATCGCGCCCAGGAAGCGCCGTATGGCCGACCCCCGCCGCCTCAAGCCCGCGCTCGACAGGCTCTACCACGAGTTTGACCGAAGCGCGCGCGTCAGCGATCCGATCGAACGCGTGCGCCCCTTCACCAACCCAGCCGATGCGGAGATCGTCGCCTTTTGCGCGGCCGGGCTGGCCTTTGGCCGCGTGACCAGCGTCCTGGCCTCGATCGATGCCCTGCTGGACGTGATGGGGCCGTCGCCGTCGGTCTTCGTCCGGCGGTTCGATCCGGAGCGCGACGGAGCCAGGCTTGAACATCTCGGGCACCGCTGGACGCGCGGACGGGACCTGGTGGCGCTGCTTTGGATCCTCAGACAGATGCTGGAGGTTGCTGGCTCTCTGGAGCAGTTCTTCGTCGACGGCGATGTGCCCTCCTCGCCGGACGTCGGCCCTGGGCTCGATCGGTTCTGCGAGCGTGCGCGGCAGCTGGATGTGACCCGGGCGTATGGACGGGCGGCCGGGCGGCTGGGCGTCCACACGTTCTTCGCGCGGCCGTCGGCCGGTAGCGCGTGCAAGCGCCTGAACTTGTTTCTGCGCTGGATGGTGCGTCGCGACGGAATCGACCTCGGCACGTGGACGCGCGTTTCGGCTTCGCGCCTCATCATTCCGCTCGACGTGCACGTCATCCGCGTGGGGCAGTGCCTGCGCCTGACGACCTACAGAACGGCCGGCTGGAGGATGGCCGCCGACATGACGGCATCACTGCGGACGATCGATCCTGACGATCCTGTGCGCTATGACTTCGCGCTGTGCCATCTTGGGATGCTGAACCTGTGCGGATTCAATCAGCCAGCGGGAGATTCCCATTGCCCGCTGAGGGGCGCATGCCGACCACGCGCTCGTAGACGGCGAGGGTCTCGTCCACCATTCGATCCACGCTGAAGCGCACGCGCACGCGCTCCAGGCCTGCCTTGCCCATCTGCGTCCGGAGCGGCGCGTCGTTGAGCAATCGCAGGATGGCCTCGGCCATCGCGGCGGGTTTCTGGACGGGCACCAGCAGCCCCGTGATCCCGTGTTCGACGACTTCAGGAATGCCGCCGGAGTCGGTCGCCACCACGGCCTTCGCCGAGGCCATCGCGTCCAGGATCGACGTGCCAAGCCCCTCGGTAATCGAGCTCATGACGAACACGTCCAGGCTCTTGAGCAGCGCGAGCACGTTGGGCTGAAAGCCGACGAGCCGGACGTTGTGATCGAGCCCGAGGGCCTTGATTTGCCGTTGCAGCTGCGGCCGCAGTTCGCCCTCGCCGAAGATGAGTACCTGGACGTCTGGCAGCGCGTGGGCGATGGCTGGAACCGCCTCGATCAGATATCGCTGACCCTTGTGCGCGACAAGCGCCGCGACGTTGCCGACGACAGGCGCGTGCGGCGGCAGCCAGAGTTCCGTGTGGACGTCTGCGGGAGGGATCGCAGCAATCCGATCGACGTCGACGCCCTCGTACACGGTGACCGCCCGGTCGTCCGGGATGCCATCATCGACGACCATTGCCCGGATCGCGTTCGACGAGCATACGACGCTCGCGGCCAGCTTGTACTTCCAGCGGGAGAAGGAGTTCCGCTTGAGATGGAAATCGACGCGGCGGGCGACGACTAACGCCGGCCGTTTGTCGCGGCCGAGCATCGACAGGGCCATCGCCGCCATCGACACGGCATGCGGATCGTGCGCGTGAACAACCACAGGTCTCAATTCGCGCAGCACGCGTGAGAGCTTCAGCGCCGCGGCAAAGTCCACCTCATGCAGCGGCGCCAGGCGGATCAGATCGTGTCCCTCCTGGGCACGGCGGGCCAATTCTCCCTTCGGGTGGGCCACGAGCACGGCGCGGTGGCCGCGCGCGCGCAGGCCCATGACGGTCTGAAGGACCTGGCTCTGTCCCCCGCGCCAGGAGACTGCGGTGTCAATGTGAAGGGAGAAGAGCATCTTGCTTCTTCGTGATCTCCCACAGCTTCACGAATTTCAGGAACACGTAATACGAGTTCAGCATCGACACGATCAACCCTGCCATGCCGTCGAGGACACCGCCGCGGGCCAGGTAGTTGCGCAGAAACGCCGCGGGCGGGTGGAACGCGACCTGGAACGCGCCGGAGCGCCGCCCATCCTCGAACATCTGGCGCGCCGCCAGACTCGAGTACCGATCGATGGTAGCCAGATGGTGCGAAACGTCCCGGTACGGGTAGTGCTGCAGATCGGCGCCGAGACGGGCGACCGCGCCCTGGGCGCTCACCGATTCGTGGACGTACCGGCCGGTCCATCGCGCGCGCCGCCGGTCGTACAGCCGGAGTTGATGGTCCGGGTACCAATCGGTCGAGCGAATCCAACGCCCGAGGTAATGGCTCACGCGAGGTACGCGGTAGCCGACGCAGGGAGGGTCGCTTCGCAGCAGCGCCTTGATTTCGTGACTGAGCTCCGGCGTCACGCGTTCGTCCGCGTCGAGCGAGAAAATCCAGTCGTGCGTGGCGATTGAGGCGGCGTAGTTCTTCTGCGCGATGTAGCCCGGCCAGTCGCGGATGACGACGCGATCGGTGAATCGCCGGGCAATCTCGACGGTGTCGTCCGTACTCTGCGCGTCGACGACAACGATCTCGTCTGCCCAGGAGACCGATTCAAGGGCCGCAGCGATGTTGGCCGACTCGTTGAGCGTGATGACAATGGCGGTCAAGCCGGGCACGAAGGGGAGTGTACTGCAATACTGGCCGGAAGAAGCAGGCGAGAGGCGGTAGGGTGCAACGCCTCACGCCTCACGCCTTGTGTCTACTGCCCGCCAACCAAGATGGACGAACCGCCCGCCGTGGGCGCTTCCTGAACCGTTTCAAGATCCACGAGCGACTTGTTGTAGTCGAGCAGCGCCGCGAGCGCCGAATACCGGGCATCCGCCAGGTCGCGCTGCGCCTGGAAGACCAGGAACGTGGTCGACATACCGGCGGCGTACTTCTTCTGCTCGGCCTCAAGTCGCCGTTGCATCAGCCGCTCGGTCGCCTGGGTTGACGCGACGCGTTTCTGGTTGGTTTCAACCTGCCTGGCCACGTCGCGCACCGAGCTGACCACCTGCAGTTCCAGGTTCTGCATCTGGATCCGCGACTGCGACAACTGCAGTTTCGTCCGGGCAAGAGTCGCTTCGGCGATGCTCGTGCCGATCGGATAGGACACGTTGATCGTGAACGACCAGCTACGGAAGTCGTTGCTGAGCAACCGGCTCAGCACCGTCCCGAACCCCTCGTCGATCTGCCCGATCACCGGCGGTGGGAACCCACCAGAGCCGTAGGCCAGCTTCGTGCCACCCGATCCGGTCAGGCCGTAGGCCACCTGGGCGTTGACGTCGGGCAGGATCTGGTTGCGCTGGAACTTGATGGTCGCTTCGGTGAGCTCGAGGTTCTTCCGCGCTGAGCGCAGGTCCGTGCGCTTCTCGAGCGCCGTCGTGACGGCGGCCTCCACGTCGACGACCTTCGGTGCGAACGTCGGCTGGTCCGTCAAATCGAATTTCACCGCCCAGAAGGTCGCAGACTTCGGATCGAGGATCAGCGTCCGCAGGGCGTCCTCGAACCGACGGACGGTCGATTCGGCGACAATGGCCGCCTCATCGCGCCGCGCCACCTCGGCCTCGGATTCGACGA is a window encoding:
- a CDS encoding dihydroorotate dehydrogenase — translated: MKADLSVRIGSLVLKNPIIPASGCFGYGLEYAEVVDLASLGAIAVKGLFLTEREGHPPPRIVETPSGMLNAIGLQGIGVHRFVREKMPELRRLGAVVIVNICGSAISEYVELARILSDVEGVAALELNISCPNIKEGGIQFGCDLASTAAVVSAVRKVTRLPVIPKLTPNVTSVSSFAKAAEEAGADAVSLVNTFLAMAIDVETRRPRLSNVMGGLSGPAIRPIAVRMVYDCARAVRIPVIGMGGITSARDALEFMIAGATAVQVGTACFVDPFIWTKLLAGIEDYLERHGIERVADVVGTLQTDRA
- a CDS encoding dihydroorotate dehydrogenase electron transfer subunit, with translation MAAPVDVHAEVLANTRLSADYNVLVLAAPAIAGTARAGQFVMIRTADGTDPLLRRPFSVFEVLRRADATPYAISILCKRVGVGTSRLFEAAAGDRLDCLGPLGKPFTTVGPPSEAWMVAGGVGLAPFATLADELRSAGTRIRLFYGGRSHTDLFYLEWFESRGVALELATEDGSRGSHGRVTVPLERALSAQPASAGLTLYACGPEPMLKAVADLARRYGRPSQLSTERIMGCGMGGCYSCVVRVRDDEGRAHFVRSCLNGPVFNGDDVVWE
- a CDS encoding alkaline phosphatase family protein, producing the protein MLTNAVIAGVAVALYIAVLVLQLNPHYSLSGFPALVLTLVASYGLNVAAFFYALIVVHQVVAAEPISPGWISFRVLVWLCAIGSLAGAALTWTNLLGFGPVLDSSTGLRMTGGAVALSLCAAFMLMLATWHQWKGHQGSKYEPALLALLLMASVAVPMTFRGPGTDAARPPRDPGELAATAEAAGESRVMLLLFEGASLDIIAPAAADGRLPHFGRLVESAAFMHVATIRPTQPGTVWTAAATGKLPVKNGIRSAGTYWPVGGTDAIEVLPDSCFAHALVRFRFLRQQLHTSGDLTARPLWNILSQQGVPVGIVNWSITQPARQVRGYQVSDEFERLAGSSVDLENTQSAWPREAVSVAAAAVIKPGVDPRGTQATAGSDASELIATTCRSDRVYEQMATDLEGQFPSRFQAVRYRCLDAAGHYLLRYAVPNPFGDVSEEDVQRYNVALGGFYAAADAAIGRAVAMMRPGDLLIVMSGFGMDPMDIGKRLLEKTFGNPVPTGTHERAPDGFMFVFGSAVKPGRYARASIVDLVPTVLYFFGLPVGRDMDGFARTDIFSRDFTAHRPITYIPTYER
- the pyrR gene encoding bifunctional pyr operon transcriptional regulator/uracil phosphoribosyltransferase PyrR, whose protein sequence is MPIVMDRDRVSRSLTRIAHEIVERNRGVDQVALVGVRTRGVPIARRLASLLLTITGHEVQNGVLDITLYRDDLMKHAVGPQPIVRRTEIPFSIDDRHIVLVDDVLFTGRTIRAALDALIDFGRPRTIQLVVLVDRGHRELPIKADYVGKNLPTSLAETVRVRLDEIDGVDEVIIERAEGDQA
- a CDS encoding aspartate carbamoyltransferase catalytic subunit, giving the protein MSETASRLRGKDLLGIADLDVSEINLILDTAEAMKEVASRPIKKVPTLRGKTVINLFFEPSTRTRTSFEIAEKRLSADTLNIAIAMSSVVKGETLIDTALNLEAMAPAIMVVRHSSSGACHLLARTCRAGIVNAGDGTHEHPTQGLLDAFTIRERKGRIAGLKIAIVGDLLHSRVFRSNILLLTKLGAEVWACGPPTLMPPELDRLGVHATTRVDEAVDGADAIMMLRIQLERMQGGFFPSLREYFTVFGMTPERVRLAKPDAIIMHPGPMNRGVEIASEVADGPASVILDQVTNGVAVRMAVLYLLAGGGENEVAA
- a CDS encoding dihydroorotase; this encodes MKLLLKGARVVDPASGIDGIRDVLVDGDRISRVDTSIPAEAAVGAAIVELGSSLVVVPGLIDMHVHLREPGYEHKETVATGTASAVAGGFTAVACMPNTNPVNDNASVTRFILKQAAAANLARVYPIGAVSNGSNGEHLAEIADMREAGCVAFSDDGRPVATAALMRRALEYAGMFNMPIIDHCEDRSLAGEGVAHEGFHAAQLGLRGIPAAAEDVMVDRDIVLAHATGGHVHIAHVSTAGALRAVQAGKSRGARVTCEVTPHHLTLSDERLRAPLIYDTNLKMNPPLRGTTDRDALLAGIRDGSIDVIATDHAPHHADDKRVEFDRASFGIVGLETAVSLGFDRLVHAGIIGIGRLVELFSVNPARILKVPGGRIASGDMADITILAPDLPVTVAAAAFRSKARNTPFDGWSLRGGVAATIVGGRVVFANTAVPQAAGLERRERRET
- a CDS encoding phosphoribosyltransferase family protein; translated protein: MRGRDEIRQKAFDELQRAGVLMLDGHFDYGNGYHGRVYLNPHQLFRFPSTIWRFAQDLIDLMPATMIEQADVVAGPATGGALLAHTIAGLLDSRRKLTEPARLFAPFAPDHAGGHTLRPFYRAQMAGKRVLIADDVRNTGQTFERCAALVKQAGGTVIGTVEICDRLEAIVDLGVPNIAVAEYRAPDNYAASACPFCRDGQAISTF
- a CDS encoding TIGR02757 family protein, which codes for MADPRRLKPALDRLYHEFDRSARVSDPIERVRPFTNPADAEIVAFCAAGLAFGRVTSVLASIDALLDVMGPSPSVFVRRFDPERDGARLEHLGHRWTRGRDLVALLWILRQMLEVAGSLEQFFVDGDVPSSPDVGPGLDRFCERARQLDVTRAYGRAAGRLGVHTFFARPSAGSACKRLNLFLRWMVRRDGIDLGTWTRVSASRLIIPLDVHVIRVGQCLRLTTYRTAGWRMAADMTASLRTIDPDDPVRYDFALCHLGMLNLCGFNQPAGDSHCPLRGACRPRARRRRGSRPPFDPR
- a CDS encoding glycosyltransferase family 4 protein, translated to MLFSLHIDTAVSWRGGQSQVLQTVMGLRARGHRAVLVAHPKGELARRAQEGHDLIRLAPLHEVDFAAALKLSRVLRELRPVVVHAHDPHAVSMAAMALSMLGRDKRPALVVARRVDFHLKRNSFSRWKYKLAASVVCSSNAIRAMVVDDGIPDDRAVTVYEGVDVDRIAAIPPADVHTELWLPPHAPVVGNVAALVAHKGQRYLIEAVPAIAHALPDVQVLIFGEGELRPQLQRQIKALGLDHNVRLVGFQPNVLALLKSLDVFVMSSITEGLGTSILDAMASAKAVVATDSGGIPEVVEHGITGLLVPVQKPAAMAEAILRLLNDAPLRTQMGKAGLERVRVRFSVDRMVDETLAVYERVVGMRPSAGNGNLPLAD
- a CDS encoding glycosyltransferase family 2 protein translates to MPGLTAIVITLNESANIAAALESVSWADEIVVVDAQSTDDTVEIARRFTDRVVIRDWPGYIAQKNYAASIATHDWIFSLDADERVTPELSHEIKALLRSDPPCVGYRVPRVSHYLGRWIRSTDWYPDHQLRLYDRRRARWTGRYVHESVSAQGAVARLGADLQHYPYRDVSHHLATIDRYSSLAARQMFEDGRRSGAFQVAFHPPAAFLRNYLARGGVLDGMAGLIVSMLNSYYVFLKFVKLWEITKKQDALLPSH
- a CDS encoding TolC family protein; this encodes MLQQLSRAARICLIAVSIIGLSVSALAQTPAATPATPAAPAQPAGPAQPLSLEEAVKLALENNLDVRVERINPELQDLSIAQARTAWTPNLTATVRDGRTINPITSFFAGASDQLTRDSLTANIGANQLLPWGANYTVLWDTSRGKSNSVYDSPNPSLGSNLNFNFTQPLVRNREIDNARQQLIVTKMNRDISDVSLRQTVLATIRNVKYAYWNLKAAVAAQKVADQSLDLAKESLRNDRSRVEIGTMAPINVVESEAEVARRDEAAIVAESTVRRFEDALRTLILDPKSATFWAVKFDLTDQPTFAPKVVDVEAAVTTALEKRTDLRSARKNLELTEATIKFQRNQILPDVNAQVAYGLTGSGGTKLAYGSGGFPPPVIGQIDEGFGTVLSRLLSNDFRSWSFTINVSYPIGTSIAEATLARTKLQLSQSRIQMQNLELQVVSSVRDVARQVETNQKRVASTQATERLMQRRLEAEQKKYAAGMSTTFLVFQAQRDLADARYSALAALLDYNKSLVDLETVQEAPTAGGSSILVGGQ